The proteins below come from a single Aspergillus oryzae RIB40 DNA, chromosome 5 genomic window:
- a CDS encoding WW domain binding protein 11 (predicted protein) translates to MPKERNFNPVQAQRKADKQKSLKKAKSEAQARQNEKLARRNPERIQRQIDDLKAVEESGQKLRPRDKEVLEALERDLRAVQKAREALGDKAPKFDNHQSRRGGFGGRGRGDGVLGKRRRDDRGHFGQDSESSETDEEVRRIPMPRDTPPPIPRQYQKKREGDADTGPRGPHGLPAKPPVVEFRTVYEAKPEIKDLRQEAVKKFVPAAVRVKQDAIRGQGKLLEPEEMDRLEKAGYNAGPSEAVGQESSDQPDDVAQQRLLEEEKRFDQELRSVQIEDVEDEDA, encoded by the coding sequence ATGCCCAAGGAACGCAACTTCAACCCCGTCCAAGCGCAGCGGAAAGCAGACAAACAGAAAAGCTTGAAAAAAGCCAAATCCGAGGCGCAGGCTCGCCAGAATGAGAAACTCGCCCGTCGCAACCCCGAGCGCATTCAGCGCCAGATCGATGACCTCAAAGCGGTAGAAGAGTCCGGCCAAAAACTACGGCCGCGCGATAAGGAGGTTTTGGAGGCGCTGGAGCGGGATCTGCGTGCTGTACAGAAGGCCCGGGAAGCACTAGGTGATAAGGCGCCGAAATTCGACAACCACCAGTCGAGGAGAGGTGGCTTTGGTGGCAGAGGTCGTGGTGACGGTGTATTAGGGAAGCGGAGGAGGGATGACCGCGGCCACTTCGGACAGGATAGTGAGAGTAGTGAgacagatgaggaagttcgACGAATTCCTATGCCGCGGGATACGCCGCCGCCAATTCCTCGCCAGTatcaaaagaagagagagggggaTGCAGATACAGGTCCTCGGGGACCACATGGTTTACCGGCGAAACCGCCTGTGGTTGAATTCAGAACTGTTTATGAAGCGAAGCCAGAGATCAAGGATTTGCGACAAGAGGCTGTTAAGAAATTCGTTCCGGCCGCTGTTAGGGTTAAACAGGACGCCATTCGAGGGCAAGGAAAGCTACTTGAGCCggaagaaatggatcggCTGGAGAAAGCAGGCTACAATGCTGGTCCTTCGGAAGCTGTGGGACAAGAGAGCTCTGATCAGCCTGATGATGTCGCTCAACAGCGGCTATTAGAAGAGGAGAAACGGTTTGACCAGGAACTCAGATCCGTACAGATCGAGGAcgtcgaagatgaggacgcATGA
- a CDS encoding ATP-dependent RNA helicase SUB2 (ATP-dependent RNA helicase), translating into MSHEEDLIDYSDEELQTTDAAATTAAPAANGDAAKKGDLTVSGGRPDKKGSYVGIHSTGFRDFLLKGELLRAITDCGFEHPSEVQQVCIPTAILNVDVLCQAKSGLGKTAVFVLTTLHQLEPVPGECSVLVMCHTRELAYQIKNEYARFSKYLPDVKTAVFYGGTPIQKDVEVLSNKESYPNIVVGTPGRLNALVRDKKLSLRNVKAFVLDECDKMLDQIDMRRDVQEIFRATPADKQVMMFSATLSQEIRPVCKKFMRNPLEVYVDDDTKLTLHGLQQYYIKLSEAEKNRKLNELLDSLEFNQVIIFVKSTLRANELDKLLRECNFPSIAVHSGVSQEERIKRYKEFKEFNKRICVATDVFGRGIDIERINLAINYDLPADADSYLHRVGRAGRFGTKGLSISFVSNEEDEKVLKDIEKRFEVALPEYPEGGVDSSTYMA; encoded by the exons ATGTCTCACGAGGAGGATCTCATTGACTACTCCGATGAGGAGCTTCAGACCACTGATGCCGCAGCTACCACTGCTGCTCCCGCCGCAAATGGCGACGCCGCCAAAAAGGGCGACCTAACGGTTTCTGGTGGCCGTCCCGACAAGAAGGGAAGCTATGTCGGTATTCACTCGACCGGTTTCCGCGACTTTTTACTGAAGGGAGAACTCTTACGTGCCATCACCGATTGCGGTTTCGAACATCCATCGGAGG TCCAGCAAGTTTGCATTCCGACCGCTATTCTCAATGTCGATGTTCTTTGCCAGGCAAAGTCTGGTCTCGGAAAGACCGCCGTCTTCGTCTTGACCACCCTTCACCAGCTGGAGCCTGTCCCCGGAGAGTGCTCTGTCTTGGTCATGTGCCACACCCGTGAGTTGGCTTACCAGATTAAGAACGAATATGCTCGTTTCAGCAAATACCTTCCCGACGTGAAGACTGCCGTCTTCTACGGAGGTACGCCCATCCAGAAGGACGTCGAAGTGCTGTCCAACAAAGAATCATACCCCAACATTGTCGTCGGTACTCCCGGTCGACTGAACGCCCTTGTTCGCGACAAGAAGCTTTCCCTGCGTAATGTCAAGGCATTCGTTCTTGACGAGTGTGACAAGATGCTCGACCAGATCG ATATGCGCCGCGATGTTCAGGAGATCTTCCGTGCTACACCCGCTGATAAGCAAGTTATGATGTTCAGCGCTACTCTCTCCCAAGAGATCCGGCCTGTTTGCAAGAAGTTCATGAGGAACCCCCTTGAAGTTTACGTGGACGACGACACCAAGCTCACCCTCCACGGTTTGCAGCAATACTACATCAAGCTCAGCGAAGCGGAAAAGAACCGGAAGCTGAACGAACTCCTGGATAGCCTTGAGTTCAACCAGGTTATTATTTTCGTCAAGAGCACACTCCGTGCAAATGAGCTGGACAAGCTTTTGCGCGAGTGTAACTTCCCCAGTATCGCAGTCCACTCTGGTGTGAGCCAGGAGGAGCG TATCAAACGCTACAAAGAATTCAAGGAGTTCAACAAGCGTATCTGTGTTGCTACTGATGTCTTCGGACGTGGTATCGATATCGAGCGTATTAACCTTGCTATTAACTACGACTTGCCTGCGGATGCTGACTCGTACCTGCACCGCGTTGGTCGTGCCGGTCGTTTCGGTACCAAGGGTCTCTCGATCTCGTTCGTCAGcaacgaggaggacgagaaggtCCTTAAGGATATTGAGAAGCGTTTCGAAGTTGCTCTTCC TGAATACCCCGAGGGTGGTGTTGACTCCAGCACGTACATGGCATAA
- a CDS encoding uncharacterized protein (predicted protein) translates to MDLASLITPGPEPIYKSRASYSPPPSSAGSYKRPAEHDSYFSYSRAPQAPLSPPVEDQPKCSLPSISTLLEGADSASTYAAKRQRTSPPPRRESEFRSPYDSVSTPNGPPTPPLRPESGFHSGHHSPSASSVTSGKAIKLESYSQTPMTLPSPSDRSSISSQGSVHHVSAAPYASPAPSVASYSSPVESSAPSAMYYQRPSGSYQTPATVPSPSAAPMPASATHQQMITPVTPAWQHHHYFPPSSSAPYQQNHDRYICRTCHKAFSRPSSLRIHSHSHTGEKPFRCTHAGCGKAFSVRSNMKRHERGCHTGRPVATAMV, encoded by the exons ATGGATCTCGCCAGCCTTATCACTCCGGGTCCTGAACCCATCTACAAGTCTCGGGCATCCTACAGCCCTCCTCCCAGCTCTGCGGGTTCCTACAAGCGCCCGGCTGAACACGACTCTTACTTCTCGTACTCGCGCGCCCCGCAAGCCCCTCTTTCCCCGCCAGTCGAGGACCAGCCCAAGTGCTCTCTTCCCTCTATCTCGACTCTCTTGGAAGGCGCCGACAGCGCATCGACATATGCTGCAA AGCGTCAAAGAACCAGCCCACCCCCGCGCAGGGAGTCTGAGTTCCGTTCACCTTATGACTCAGTCTCAACACCAAATGGCCCTCCTACTCCACCTTTGCGCCCTGAATCGGGCTTCCACAGCGGCCACCACTCTCCCTCTGCTTCGTCCGTGACTAGTGGAAAGGCCATCAAGCTCGAGTCGTACTCGCAAACCCCCATGACACTGCCTAGCCCGTCCGATAGATCCTCGATCTCCAGCCAGGGCTCTGTCCACCACGTTTCCGCTGCTCCCTACGCTTCTCCTGCCCCCAGTGTGGCCTCGTACTCTTCGCCGGTTGAATCCTCGGCTCCGTCCGCCATGTACTACCAGAGACCTTCCGGCTCCTACCAGACCCCCGCTACTGTGCCTAGCCCCTCCGCTGCTCCTATGCCTGCATCTGCCACACACCAGCAGATGATTACTCCCGTCACTCCGGCCTGGCAGCACCACCACTACTTCCCGCCTTCCAGCTCGGCACCCTACCAACAGAACCACGACCGGTATATCTGCCGGACTTGCCACAAGGCCTTCTCCAGACCATCCAGCCTGCGCATCCACTCTCACAGCCACACTGGCGAGAAGCCATTCCGCTGCACCCACGCCGGCTGCGGTAAGGCGTTCAGCGTACGAAGCAACATGAAGCGCCACGAGCGCGGCTGCCACACCGGACGCCCCGTCGCCACCGCCATGGTATAA
- the nimA gene encoding serine/threonine protein kinase nimA (NIMA (never in mitosis)-related G2-specific serine/threonine protein kinase), producing the protein MAIALAEADKYEVLEKIGCGSFGIIRKVRRKADGFILCRKEINYIKMSQKEREQLTAEFNILSSLRHPNIVAYYHREHLKASQDLYLYMEYCGGGDLSMVIKNLKKTNKYAEEEFVWRILSQLVTALYRCHYGADPADVGSNILGPAPKPSGLKGKQAQMTILHRDLKPENIFLGHDNTVKLGDFGLSKLMNSHDFASTYVGTPFYMSPEICAAEKYTLRSDIWAVGCIMYELCQREPPFNARTHIQLVQRIREGKFAPLPEFYSPELKNVIASCLRVNPDHRPDTTALINLPIIRLMRKEKEVVDLSSKLRKREESALQKAKEVEQTFAKLEKERQQMKSDIESSLRREWEVKARLEIDRQVQNELERLRKRFETEVQDRVAIELEKQRKSQNVRDDAALRSSVYGSRSSTSNGEDTDFPSTTDISQLSMESPVNKPLRRETRTPFNRSKTVVESPVDVQMAEPSPISIASLSLSPRRTSATSSGKNIFAEAERQRAKWEPTLAYSDDEDDTPDLPSPTRPKVKPDPFKAPSRPLLRQNTAALMQKLSTQPPLFPSNPSRLPQASGSGQNEARHGEPKARSPHRRLSKIPSSANLAADAGSPTRKSGLKQHPTKVNGGGEEMFKAVMQRNMGGRTLVELAQARAGGRPVEDLKRCASDSRTSNCSSGLKSSDRDPPAVWDPEKDEMPSPFLARGRKVIRNLR; encoded by the exons ATGGCAATCGCATTGGCGGAAGCAGACAAGTATGAGGtgctggagaagattg GTTGTGGTTCCTTCGGTATTATTCGCAAAGTCAGGAGGAAAGCAGATGGCTTT ATTCTGTGTCGCAAGGAGATTAATTACATCAAGATGTCCCAAAAAGAGCGCGAGCAGCTTACGGCCGAATTCAATATTTTGAGCTCTCTTCGACACCCGAACATTGTCGCTTACTACCACCGTGAACACCTAAAAGCGAGCCAAGACCTGTACCTTTACATGGAATACTGCGGCGGTGGTGATCTCAGCATGGTCATcaagaacctgaagaagacaaacaagtatgcagaagaagaatttgtTTGGCGTATACTATCCCAATTGGTCACTGCGCTTTACCGTTGCCATTACGGTGCAGACCCGGCGGATGTAGGCTCAAACATTCTTGGACCTGCACCCAAGCCCTCGGGTCTCAAGGGAAAGCAGGCGCAGATGACAATCTTGCACCGCGATTTGAAACCGGAAAATATTTTCCTGGGACATGACAACACCGTTAAGCTAGGAGATTTCGGCCTTTCTAAGCTAATGAATTCTCATGATTTCGCATCAACATACGTCGGAACTCCATTTTACATGTCCCCCGAGATATGCGCTGCGGAAAAATACACCTTGCGCTCCGATATTTGGGCTGTCGGCTGCATCATGTACGAACTTTGCCAGAGAGAGCCACCTTTTAACGCGAGAACACACATTCAACTTGTCCAACGAATTCGCGAAGGCAAATTCGCTCCGCTGCCTGAATTTTACTCCCCTGAACTGAAGAATGTCATTGCTAGCTGTTTACGAGTGAACCCAGACCACCGCCCTGATACTACCGCATTGATCAACCTTCCTATCATCCGCTtgatgagaaaggagaaagaagttgTTGACCTTAGTAGCAAACTTCGAAAGCGCGAAGAATCAGCCCtgcagaaggccaaggaagtTGAGCAGACATTTGCAAAactcgaaaaggaaaggcaGCAGATGAAATCAGACATTGAGAGCTCCCTGCGCCGGGAATGGGAGGTAAAAGCTAGACTAGAAATCGACCGCCAAGTGCAGAACGAACTTGAGAGACTTCGCAAGAGGTTTGAGACCGAGGTTCAAGATAGGGTGGCTATTGAACTAGAGAAACAGAGGAAAAGTCAAAACGTCAGAGATGATGCTGCCCTACGCTCAAGCGTTTATGGCTCGCGATCGTCTACCAGTAATGGAGAAGATACAGACTTTCCTTCCACCACTGATATCAGTCAGTTGTCCATGGAGTCACCAGTGAACAAGCCGTTAAGACGAGAGACTCGCACTCCTTTCAATCGCTCAAAAACAGTCGTTGAGTCGCCCGTCGATGTGCAGATGGCTGAGCCATCTCCCATCTCAATCGCGTCACTCTCCTTGTCCCCGCGTCGTACCTCTGCCACCTCTTCTGGTAAGAACATCTTCGCAGAAGCAGAGAGACAGCGGGCCAAATGGGAGCCTACTCTAGCGTActctgatgatgaagatgacacCCCTGATCTGCCTTCACCTACCAGGCCTAAAGTCAAACCCGATCCTTTCAAGGCTCCGTCTCGGCCCCTTCTTCGCCAGAACACAGCGGCGCTAATGCAGAAACTGAGCACACAACCTCCACTTTTTCCCAGTAATCCTTCAAGATTGCCGCAAGCATCAGGATCCGGTCAAAACGAGGCCCGTCACGGAGAGCCCAAAGCCAGATCTCCCCACCGACGTCTGTCAAAGATCCCATCGTCGGCGAACTTGGCTGCTGACGCTGGATCGCCAACTCGCAAGTCTGGCTTAAAGCAGCACCCTACGAAGGTTAACGGTGGGGGAGAGGAGATGTTCAAAGCCGTGATGCAGCGCAATATGGGTGGCAGAACACTGGTCGAACTTGCCCAAGCCCGGGCTGGTGGTCGCCCTGTTGAAGATCTCAAGCGATGTGCCAGTGACTCCCGCACTTCAAATTGCTCTTCTGGCCTCAAATCTTCAGATCGCGATCCACCAGCTGTGTGGGACCCTGAAAAGGATGAAATGCCGAGCCCCTTCCTTGCGCGTGGTCGAAAGGTTATTCGTAACTTGCGGTAA
- a CDS encoding ankyrin repeat and BTB/POZ domain protein (ankyrin repeat protein) — protein MSEPTVLRKDQLEISLHNEKKLIKEGTIKDDNPLDLSEPFRELCAACRKGDLKVCQEKITEGVNINARDPYDYTPLILASLCGHYEVAQLLLESGALCERDTFQGERCLYNALNDRIRNLLLEYDYSKSTDPLQPLAAHISSLLTRDQPGTSDIVVTAEDESLYLHKFILSARSPYFRSKLAASPSTATWKLPNTIPPQAFAAAIKYLYFGEAPRELRSGPGTGFTESEVFAGINRIAKHLEIDTLVDSILDSGDRRLARQRRTTELTRGRDQLEEWFRSNVLQNKMVVETIRAGDIKWDRNNAIFADVLLQADELPEETDEHSNGTLQPENGANAGTKEQTQKSVLFPCHRAMLLRSEFFHTMFSSPFREAHLKDHLHIINVDCSPDVLEIILTFLYTESVDFPLEVAVDVLFAADMLFIEKLKTKAAVVISTLGSGNMSQAEAAKTRGTKEEEDLDIYAIIRAAWMTRVQRLEEFAARYLAYRLEAHIDSPEFAELIQESASRIQGRQETDSIELLDDIRFYLGERFRLRFDDAGLEEMMEEEAEQHAPDAIANDETIEKVAHGVEAIDLTDKGSPEVLNNAEHASQEAQENVPVMRNLNGEIVVDEFDKDSMNYHILMDKLDKILESLNLEA, from the exons ATGTCTGAACCGACTGTGCTTCGCAAGGACCAGTTAGAGATCAGTTTACACAATGAAAAGAAACTGATCAAGGAGGGAACCATCAAGGACGATAACCCTCTCGATCTTAGTGAGCCATTTCGGGAGCTCTGCGCTGCTTGTCGTAAGGGGGATCTCAAAGTTTGTCAAGAGAAGATAACAGAAGGAGTCAATATTAATGCTCGCGACCCCTATGATTACACCCCCTTGATCTTG GCAAGTCTTTGTGGCCATTACGAGGTTGCCCAATTGCTTCTCGAGTCTGGTGCATTATGCGAGCGAGATACGTTCCAGGGGGAGAG ATGTTTATATAATGCTCTGAACGATCGCATTCGGAATTTGTTGCTTGAATATGACTATTCTAAATCGACTGATCCCCTTCAGCCTCTTGCTGCCCAcatctcctccctcctcacCCGCGACCAGCCTGGGACGTCTGATATCGTTGTCACTGCCGAGGATGAGTCTCTGTACTTGCATAAATTCATACTCTCTGCGCGATCACCTTACTTCCGGAGTAAGCTGGCAGCTTCCCCCAGTACCGCAACATGGAAGCTCCCCAACACTATTCCACCACAGGCTTTTGCCGCGGCGATcaaatatttatattttGGGGAAGCACCTCGTGAACTAAGAAGTGGACCTGGCACGGGTTTCACTGAATCGGAAGTCTTTGCTGGCATCAATAGGATTGCCAAACACTTGGAGATCGACACTCTTGTGGACAGCATTCTTGACAGTGGTGATAGGAGATTAGCCAGGCAGAGAAGGACTACAGAGCTTACAAGGGGAAGAGACCAATTAGAGGAATGGTTCCGCAGCAATGTTCTACAAAATAAGATGGTAGTCGAAACGATCAGGGCAGGCGACATCAAATGGGATCGCAACAATGCCATTTTTGCAGATGTCTTGCTCCAAGCTGATGAACTGCCGGAGGAAACGGATGAACATAGCAATGGTACCCTGCAACCAGAAAACGGTGCCAATGCTGGCACGAAAGAGCAAACCCAGAAGTCTGTCCTCTTTCCCTGCCATCGGGCGATGCTTTTAAGGTCTGAATTCTTTCATACGATGTTCTCGTCACCATTCCGTGAAGCGCATCTAAAAGATCATCTACACATCATCAACGTCGACTGCTCCCCGGACGTGCTAGAGATTATCCTTACGTTCCTTTACACGGAGAGTGTCGATTTCCCGCTTGAAGTTGCGGTTGATGTTCTTTTCGCTGCAGACATGCTGTTTATAGAGAAGCTCAAAACCAAAGCAGCAGTCGTGATCAGCACCCTCGGTAGCGGTAACATGTCCCAGGCGGAAGCTGCGAAGACCCGGGGCACtaaggaggaagaggacctCGACATATATGCCATAATTCGAGCTGCATGGATGACACGGGTTCAAAGACTAGAGGAATTTGCGGCTCGCTATCTAGCCTATCGGTTGGAAGCTCACATCGATTCACCTGAGTTTGCTGAATTGATTCAAGAGTCGGCTTCTCGTAtccaaggaagacaagaaactGACTCCATCGAGCTGCTAGACGACATACGCTTTTACCTGGGCGAGCGATTCAGACTCAGGTTCGACGACGCTGGTCTCGAAGAaatgatggaagaggaggctgagcagCATGCCCCCGACGCGATTGCCAATGACGAGACTATTGAAAAGGTCGCACATGGTGTTGAGGCAATTGATCTTACGGACAAGGGTTCTCCTGAAGTGCTGAATAATGCAGAACACGCTTCCCAGGAAGCACAGGAGAATGTCCCTGTCATGCGCAACTTGAACGGAGAAATTGTTGTGGACGAATTCGATAAGGATTCGATGAATTATCACATCCTGATGGATAAACTCGACAAGATCTTGGAGAGCTTGAATTTGGAAGCTTAA